Proteins encoded together in one Salvelinus namaycush isolate Seneca chromosome 26, SaNama_1.0, whole genome shotgun sequence window:
- the LOC120020949 gene encoding transmembrane protein 250-like: MPVIPIPRRVRSFHGPHTTCMHSACGPARTTQLVRTKYNNFDLYLRSRCMYGFLRFLLYFGCSLLTSLLWAALSALFCLQYVSARVFLRLQYKLSVILLLLGHRRLDFGVLNNLFIYSMQVTMFLVGGLGWCFMVFVDM; encoded by the coding sequence ATGCCTGTGATCCCCATCCCTCGGCGTGTGCGTAGCTTCCATGGTCCCCACACCACCTGCATGCACTCGGCCTGTGGGCCTGCACGCACCACCCAGCTTGTGCGCACCAAGTACAACAACTTTGACCTTTACCTGCGCTCACGCTGCATGTACGGCTTCCTGCGCTTCCTGCTCTACTTCGGCTGCAGCCTTCTGACCTCCCTCCTCTGGGCGGCGCTGTCGGCTCTATTCTGCCTACAGTACGTGAGCGCCCGTGTCTTCCTGCGACTGCAGTACAAGCTGTCCGTCATCCTGTTGTTGCTAGGACACCGGCGCCTTGACTTTGGGGTGCTCAACAACCTGTTTATCTACAGTATGCAGGTCACAATGTTCCTGGTGGGAGGCCTGGGCTGGTGCTTCATGGTGTTTGTGGATATGTAG